The following proteins are co-located in the Carassius gibelio isolate Cgi1373 ecotype wild population from Czech Republic chromosome A21, carGib1.2-hapl.c, whole genome shotgun sequence genome:
- the LOC127942330 gene encoding prolyl 4-hydroxylase subunit alpha-1, whose translation MEVKWMIILFWTCWSFCAAVNEFYSSTDHMTQLIDIKTQFAKSLDESVEALESQADLLREALNALEDDFDDTPRDPEKFISNPLAAFQLVRKLSQARELIEGRPTKDTLESLRSAAQTLPRAEDVDGVVTALVRLQEMYRLDPRNISLFSEMNHNVTLDPDETFHIAMISSLNQRLQYAVLWMEETLRKLNEGEEAGVTKEEVIYQLASLSLQLSSGQATERNLLRPELYSSIKESIETHIAQLSTDESYEALCTGSKLTMTPQRERKLVCRYRTGRGNPLRTFKEEVEWDEPMILRYHDFLSEGEIDTIKTLARPKLSRAKVIDPVSGRKVSAASRVSQSAWLSEQEDPVISQLNQRIAGVSGLELDTAEELQIANYGIGGQYEPHYDSKLRNDSDFQLRGGRIATVLIYMSDVDIGGATVFPDVGAALQPKRGTAVLWFNLLRNGQEDARTLHAACPVFVGSKWVANKWILAHGQEFRRRCSTAESD comes from the exons ATGGAGGTGAAGTGGATGATTATATTGTTCTGGACATGCTGGAGTTTCTGTGCTGCTGTCAATGAGTTCTACTCTTCCACAG ATCATATGACGCAGCTTATTGACATCAAAACCCAGTTTGCCAAGAGTCTTGATGAATCTGTGGAagcactggagagccaagcagaTCTTCTGAGAGA GGCTCTGAATGCACTTGAGGATGACTTTGATGACACTCCCAGAGATCCGGAGAAATTCATCAGCAACCCTCTCGCAGCGTTTCAGCTCGTCCGAAAACTGAGTCAAGCCAGGGAACTTATCGAAGGAAGACCTACCAAAG ACACGTTGGAAAGCCTGAGATCTGCAGCTCAGACTCTCCCCAGAGCAGAAGATGTAGACGGTGTGGTGACGGCTTTGGTTAGACTTCAAGAAATGTACAGATTAGATCCGAGGAACATCTCTTTATTTTCTG AAATGAACCACAACGTAACGCTGGATCCAGATGAAACTTTCCATATCGCCATGATCTCCTCTCTCAATCAGCGCTTGCAGTACGCCGTCCTCTGGATGGAGGAAACCCTCAGGAAACTCAATGAGGGGGAAGAAGCTGGCGTTACTAAAGAAGAGGTGATTTATCAGCTTGCATCGCTGTCCCTTCAGCTGTCAAGTGGGCAAG CCACTGAGAGAAACCTGCTTCGGCCTGAACTGTACTCGAGTATTAAAGAGAGCATTGAGACACACATCGCTCAGCTGTCCACGGATGAATCGTATGAGGCTCTGTGCACTGGATCCAAGCTTACGATG ACGccacaaagagagagaaagctgGTGTGCAGGTACAGGACAGGAAGAGGAAACCCCCTGAGGACGTTCAAAGAGGAAGTGGAGTGGGACGAGCCTATGATCCTGCGATACCATGACTTTCTCTCTGAAGGAGAGATCGACACCATCAAAACACTGGCCAGGCCAAAG CTTTCCAGAGCTAAAGTCATAGATCCAGTGTCTGGAAGAAAAGTTTCTGCTGCCTCTCGTGTGTCACAGAG CGCGTGGCTCTCTGAACAGGAAGATCCCGTCATCTCTCAGCTCAACCAGAGGATCGCTGGTGTCTCTGGTCTGGAGCTGGACACCGCTGAGGAGCTCCAG ATCGCTAATTATGGAATTGGAGGCCAGTATGAGCCACATTATGACTCAAAG TTGAGAAATGACTCAGACTTCCAGCTCAGAGGAGGCCGGATTGCTACTGTCCTTATCTAT ATGAGTGATGTGGACATCGGTGGAGCCACGGTGTTTCCTGACGTAGGCGCAGCACTTCAGCCGAAGAGA GGCACAGCTGTGTTGTGGTTTAACCTGCTGAGAAACGGACAGGAGGATGCCAGAACTTTACATGCAGCGTGTCCTGTGTTTGTAGGCAGTAAGTGGG TTGCCAACAAGTGGATTCTTGCGCATGGGCAAGAGTTCAGGAGAAGGTGCTCTACAGCCGAATCTGATTAG
- the jakmip2 gene encoding janus kinase and microtubule-interacting protein 2: MAKKGRAKGEKPEALISSLQAANEDLRSKLTDIQIELHQEKCKVTKLEREKVQEGKRIREQEQHRHTVTLTEQRARWHEDKLKELAALRESLTRQHEQELARTAKIKEGEIQRLRTALSALRDGSGEKVRTALTLEAREEARRFFDQERVKLLQEIAELKSTKRQKDEALNTVILADKMKAGDLRTEHQAHQEQINKIKWDSERDVRRLVDEIKAKDRTIFALEKELDTATGFVQKLQLQKDTLDEQLFLVKEAECNLGSPKREIPGRAGDGAEHCGSPDMRRNQKRMSELKSTIRKLEDRNSILVDERNELLKRVRETEKQCKPLLEKNKLLNKKNDELSLSLQRTEDKLKSITKENLEMKEKITSHPPLKKLKSLNDLDQANDDQEMEFLKLQVLEQQSMIDELTRDREKLLRKKRHKRSRPIKRHIVVDTFYGYDEESMDSETSSVASLRMDRTPATPDEDLDQGLAAEESELRFKQLTREYQALQRAYALLQEQKGGVLDAEMEAKAHEQLQADVQRYKAKIEDLEKELALKGQDSRWVEEKQLFLRRNQELLEKIGKCENENGKLQQELQDSKDQNELLEFRILELEERERRSPPFNLHIHPFSEGVSALQIYCIKEGVKDVCIPDLIKLLDILGDNGNLRNEEQVAIIQASTVLSLAEKWIQQIEGTEAALHQKMMDLELEMEMFCKQKGYLEEELDYRKQALDQAYMQIQELEATLYNALQQDKVIRYGEPLDELQKDELRTAVEKLRRQMLRKSREIDCQVLQERMELLHQAHQRIRDLEDKTDIQKRQIKDLEEKFLFLFLFFSLAFILWP; encoded by the exons ATGGCTAAGAAAGGCCGTGCCAAGGGCGAGAAGCCTGAAGCGCTCATCTCTTCCTTACAGGCAGCCAATGAAGATCTCAGGTCCAAATTAACTGATATTCAAATTGAACTGCATCAAGAAAAATGCAAG GTGACCAAGCTGGAGCGAGAGAAGGTGCAGGAAGGCAAGCGCATCCGCGAGCAGGAGCAGCACCGGCACACGGTGACGCTCACGGAGCAGCGCGCTCGCTGGCACGAGGACAAGTTAAAGGAGCTCGCGGCTCTGCGGGAGTCACTGACACGGCAGCACGAGCAGGAGTTAGCGCGAACCGCTAAGATCAAAGAAGGAGAGATCCAGCGTCTGCGGACTGCGCTCAGTGCGCTGCGCGACGGCAGCGGAGAGAAAGTGCGCACCGCGCTGACGCTCGAGGCGCGAGAGGAAGCACGCCGCTTCTTTGACCAGGAGCGCGTCAAACTGCTGCAGGAAATAGCTGAACTAAAATCCACCAAACGGCAGAAGGATGAAGCACTTAATACTGTGATTCTAGCCGACAAGATGAAGGCGGGTGACCTGCGCACTGAGCATCAAGCGCACCAGGAGCAGATCAACAAGATCAAGTGGGACAGTGAGCGAGACGTCCGTCGACTG GTGGATGAGATCAAGGCGAAGGACCGGACGATCTTCGCGCTGGAGAAAGAGCTGGATACAGCCACGGGCTTCGTGCAGAAGCTGCAGCTGCAGAAGGACACGCTTGATGAGCAGCTGTTTCTGGTCAAAGAGGCAGAATGCAACCTGGGTAGCCCCAAAAGAGAGATCCCCGGCCGCGCTGGAGACGGAGCAGAGCACTGTGGGAGTCCG GACATGAGAAGAAACCAGAAACGCATGAGTGAACTCAAATCAACCATTCGCAAACTGGAGGACCGCAATTCAATCTTAGTGGATGAAAGAAACGAGCTG TTGAAGCGTGTTCGGGAAACAGAGAAACAGTGCAAGCCCTTACTGGAGAAGAACAAAttattaaacaagaaaaatgaTGAACTCAGCCTTTCCCTTCAGAGGACAGAGGACAAACTTAAATCCATAACCAAGGAGAACCTGGAGATG AAGGAGAAGATCACCTCCCATCCTCCTCTGAAGAAACTCAAGTCTCTGAATGATCTGGATCAGGCCAACGACGATCAAGAGATGGAGTTCCTCAAGCTGCAGGTTCTGGAGCAGCAGAGCATGATCGATGAGCTGACACGA GATAGAGAAAAGCTCCTGAGAAAGAAGAGGCATAAACGAAGCAGACCCATAAAG AGGCATATTGTTGTAGACACCTTCTATGGTTATGATGAAGAGTCCATGGATTCAGAGACGTCCTCCGTGGCTTCCCTGCGCATGGATCGAACCCCGGCTACTCCAGATGAAGATTTAGACCAG GGTCTGGCGGCTGAAGAGTCTGAATTGCGCTTTAAGCAGCTGACACGGGAATATCAGGCTCTTCAGAGAGCCTATGCCCTCCTACAGGAGCAGAAAGGAGGAGTGCTGGACGCTGAAATGGAGGCTAAG GCTCACGAGCAGCTCCAGGCAGACGTTCAAAGGTATAAAGCTAAAATTGAAGACCTGGAGAAAGAGCTCGCGTTAAAAGGACAG GACTCCAGATGGGTGGAAGAGAAGCAACTGTTCCTCAGACGCAATCAAGAGCTTCTGGAGAAG ATTGGAAAGTGTGAGAATGAAAACGGAAAGCTGCAGCAGGAGCTACAGGACTCTAAAGATCAGAACGAACTGCTGGAGTTTCGCATCCTTGAGCTGGAG GAGCGTGAGAGGAGATCGCCTCCGTTTAACCTCCACATCCACCCGTTCTCCGAGGGAGTGAGCGCGCTGCAGATCTACTGTATCAAGGAGGGCGTGAAG GACGTGTGTATACCAGACCTCATCAAGCTGCTGGATATACTCGGAGATAACGGG AACTTGAGGAACGAGGAGCAGGTGGCCATTATTCAAGCCAGTACCGTGCTGTCGCTCGCTGAGAAG TGGATTCAGCAGATCGAAGGCACAGAAGCAGCTCTGCATCAGAAGATGATGGACCTGGAGCTCGAGATG GAGATGTTCTGCAAACAGAAGGGTTATCTGGAGGAGGAGCTGGACTACAGGAAGCAGGCGCTGGATCAGGCATACATG caaATCCAGGAGCTGGAGGCGACTCTGTACAACGCTCTGCAGCAGGATAAAGTGATCAGATACGGAGAGCCTCTGGACGAGCTGCAGAAGGACGAGTTACGCACGGCGGTGGAGAAGCTGCGCAGACAGATGCTGAGGAAGAGCCGAGAGATTGACTGTCAGGTGCTGCAGGAGAGGATGGAGCTGCTCCATCAGGCCCATCAG AGGATCAGAGACCTGGAGGACAAGACTGACATTCAGAAGAGACAGATTAAAGATCTAGAGGAGAAG tttttatttctgtttttattcttctCTCTTGCCTTCATTCTTTGGCCTTGA